The Ruminococcus bovis genome includes a region encoding these proteins:
- a CDS encoding C-GCAxxG-C-C family protein, whose protein sequence is MTKGEKAESLFKEGYNCSQSVAMAFSEELNIPSDVVAMSVSGFGGGMGRMREVCGCVSGMVYVLSILYGYSDPKDFQTKKELYQRINEVADKYKEINGSIICKELLGLVKKDGIVPEKRTDEYYKKRPCSELCKIAGNILEEYLNSHPYK, encoded by the coding sequence ATGACTAAAGGTGAAAAGGCTGAGTCCTTGTTTAAAGAGGGTTACAACTGTTCCCAGTCAGTAGCTATGGCATTTTCCGAAGAACTAAACATTCCAAGTGATGTGGTGGCAATGTCTGTTTCAGGCTTTGGTGGTGGAATGGGCAGAATGAGAGAAGTTTGTGGTTGTGTCAGTGGTATGGTATATGTGCTAAGTATTCTATACGGTTATAGCGACCCAAAGGACTTTCAGACTAAGAAAGAACTGTACCAAAGAATCAATGAAGTTGCTGACAAATACAAAGAGATTAACGGCTCTATTATCTGCAAGGAACTTTTAGGACTTGTAAAGAAAGACGGTATTGTTCCGGAAAAAAGAACTGATGAATATTACAAGAAAAGACCATGTTCTGAACTTTGTAAAATTGCCGGTAACATTCTGGAAGAATATTTAAATTCTCACCCATATAAATAA
- the leuD gene encoding 3-isopropylmalate dehydratase small subunit produces the protein MNAHGTVHKFGDNVDTDVIIPARYLNTSSHSELAAHCMEDIDKDFVKNVKQGDIMVAEKNFGCGSSREHAPIAIKASGVSCVIASTFARIFYRNSINIGLPILECEEAAKDIKDGDTVSVNFDTGVITNDTTGKTYQAEPFPEFIQNIIAKGGLINSILNK, from the coding sequence ATGAACGCACATGGTACAGTACATAAGTTTGGGGATAATGTAGATACTGATGTTATTATTCCTGCTAGATATTTAAACACTTCTTCTCATAGTGAACTTGCTGCTCACTGTATGGAAGATATTGATAAAGACTTTGTTAAGAATGTAAAGCAAGGTGACATTATGGTTGCCGAAAAGAACTTTGGTTGTGGTTCTTCAAGAGAACATGCTCCAATTGCTATTAAGGCTTCCGGCGTTAGCTGTGTTATTGCATCAACATTTGCAAGAATTTTCTACCGTAATTCTATTAACATTGGTCTTCCAATTCTTGAATGTGAAGAAGCTGCTAAGGACATTAAGGATGGTGATACTGTTTCTGTAAACTTTGATACAGGTGTTATCACTAACGATACAACAGGCAAAACATATCAGGCAGAACCATTCCCTGAATTTATTCAGAATATTATTGCTAAGGGTGGACTTATTAACTCTATTCTTAACAAATAA
- the leuC gene encoding 3-isopropylmalate dehydratase large subunit has translation MGMTMTQKILAAHAGLSEVKAGQLIEANLDLVLGNDVTCPVAINVFEENGADSVFDNTKIAMIMDHFTPNKDIKAAEQVKISRQFADKYDIKNYRDVGQMGIEHALLPEIGLVGPGSLCIGADSHTCTYGALGAFSTGVGSTDMCAGMISGKAWFKVPSAIKFELVGEPQGYVSGKDVILHIIGMIGVDGALYKSMEFCGEGIKHLNMDDRLCIANMAIEAGAKNGIFPVDDITREYCDGRFQGTPVEYTADEDAEYDETYVIDLSTLRPTVAFPHLPENTKTVDEIGETEVKIDQCVIGSCTNGRLSDLRAAANVLKGKKIAKGVRCIIFPGTQQIWKDAMHEGLFDIFIDAGAVVSTPTCGPCLGGHMGILAAGEKAISTTNRNFVGRMGHVDSEVYLASPAVAAASAVKGYITDPEKL, from the coding sequence ATGGGTATGACAATGACACAGAAAATCTTAGCAGCACATGCAGGACTTTCTGAGGTTAAAGCAGGACAGCTAATTGAGGCAAATTTGGACCTTGTACTTGGTAACGATGTTACTTGTCCGGTTGCTATCAATGTTTTTGAAGAAAATGGTGCTGACTCTGTTTTTGATAACACAAAAATTGCAATGATTATGGACCACTTTACTCCTAACAAGGATATTAAAGCAGCAGAACAGGTAAAGATTTCTCGTCAGTTTGCTGACAAGTATGATATTAAGAATTATAGAGATGTAGGTCAGATGGGTATTGAACATGCCCTACTTCCTGAAATCGGTTTAGTAGGTCCGGGTTCACTATGTATCGGTGCTGACTCTCACACATGTACATACGGTGCTTTAGGTGCTTTCTCAACAGGTGTCGGTTCAACAGATATGTGTGCCGGTATGATTTCAGGTAAGGCTTGGTTCAAAGTTCCATCAGCTATTAAGTTTGAACTTGTTGGTGAACCTCAGGGTTATGTTAGTGGTAAGGATGTTATCCTACACATTATCGGTATGATTGGTGTTGACGGTGCATTATACAAGTCAATGGAATTCTGTGGTGAAGGTATTAAGCATCTAAATATGGATGACAGACTATGTATTGCAAATATGGCTATTGAAGCCGGTGCAAAGAACGGTATCTTCCCTGTTGATGATATTACAAGAGAATATTGTGACGGTAGATTCCAGGGTACTCCTGTAGAATATACTGCTGATGAAGATGCTGAATATGACGAAACATATGTTATTGACCTATCAACACTTCGTCCAACAGTAGCATTCCCTCACCTACCTGAGAACACAAAGACTGTTGATGAAATCGGTGAAACAGAAGTTAAGATTGACCAATGTGTTATCGGTTCTTGTACAAATGGTAGACTTAGTGACCTAAGAGCTGCTGCTAATGTACTAAAGGGCAAGAAGATTGCTAAGGGTGTAAGATGTATTATCTTCCCTGGTACTCAGCAGATTTGGAAAGACGCTATGCATGAAGGTCTATTCGATATATTTATTGATGCAGGTGCAGTTGTTTCAACTCCAACTTGTGGTCCTTGTCTAGGTGGTCATATGGGTATTTTGGCTGCCGGTGAAAAGGCTATTTCAACAACAAACAGAAACTTTGTTGGTCGTATGGGTCATGTTGACAGTGAGGTTTACCTTGCTTCTCCTGCAGTAGCTGCAGCATCAGCTGTTAAGGGCTACATTACAGATCCGGAAAAACTTTAA
- the cls gene encoding cardiolipin synthase yields the protein MKFLNKIFSRVFIIGFIIFIQALFLLFLMFEFQLAFRIVRVFFILITISQIVSIINSNKNTAYKMAWIIPMVALPTFGGMVYFVAGGKRPGRFLRKRMDKSESHSQKFKPDCSVTLYEIEKQDLCMKNIFGYIDRMGYPVYKKSDVCYYPLGEYNFPVMLEELRNAKHYIFLEYFIIADGYMWNSILDVLKDKASRGLDVRLIYDDVGCISLLPNNYPKILESYGIKCIKFNPFRPVLSSVANNRDHRKIMVIDGHTGFTGGINLADEYINRIERFGHWKDDGIMLKGDAVWNLTEMFLSTWNALRRTEWDFSPYFPDKYIDEISVMPQGDGYICPYGDTPLDDEPTSENVYLSIINKAQRYIYITTPYLIISAEMTRALTLAAKRGVDVRIITPGIPDKKTVFQATRSYYPALIRNGVKIYEYSKGFVHCKNVVVDDEIATVGTVNFDFRSLYLHFENGCLFYKSSIISQVKEDFLDTQQYGNQIVLEENLNVGFFRRIYYAVLRLFSPLM from the coding sequence ATGAAATTTCTAAACAAAATTTTCTCAAGAGTTTTCATAATCGGATTTATCATTTTTATTCAAGCATTATTCCTATTATTTTTAATGTTTGAGTTCCAACTTGCTTTTAGGATTGTAAGAGTATTTTTTATTTTAATCACAATTTCTCAGATTGTTTCTATTATTAATTCCAACAAAAATACTGCCTACAAAATGGCATGGATTATTCCTATGGTTGCATTACCTACCTTTGGTGGTATGGTATATTTTGTTGCAGGTGGCAAAAGACCCGGTAGATTTTTGCGAAAAAGAATGGATAAAAGTGAAAGTCATTCTCAGAAGTTTAAACCTGATTGCAGTGTTACTCTTTATGAAATTGAAAAACAAGACCTATGTATGAAAAATATTTTTGGATATATAGATAGGATGGGTTATCCTGTATATAAGAAAAGTGATGTTTGTTACTATCCTCTTGGCGAATATAATTTTCCTGTTATGCTGGAAGAATTACGAAACGCAAAGCATTATATTTTCTTAGAATACTTCATTATTGCCGATGGTTATATGTGGAACAGTATTCTTGATGTTCTAAAGGATAAGGCATCTCGTGGTTTAGATGTTAGACTGATTTATGATGATGTTGGATGTATTTCACTTTTGCCAAACAACTACCCAAAAATTTTAGAAAGTTACGGTATTAAGTGCATTAAGTTCAATCCCTTTAGACCTGTACTTTCATCAGTAGCTAACAATCGTGACCACAGAAAAATTATGGTTATTGACGGTCATACAGGCTTTACCGGTGGTATTAATTTAGCTGATGAATACATTAACAGAATAGAACGATTCGGTCATTGGAAAGATGACGGTATTATGCTGAAAGGTGACGCTGTGTGGAATTTAACAGAAATGTTCTTATCCACATGGAATGCACTAAGACGAACAGAATGGGACTTTTCTCCTTATTTTCCTGACAAATATATTGATGAAATTTCTGTTATGCCACAAGGTGACGGTTACATTTGTCCTTATGGTGACACACCACTTGATGATGAACCTACTTCCGAAAATGTGTATTTATCCATAATAAACAAGGCTCAAAGGTACATTTACATTACAACACCATATCTAATAATCAGTGCTGAAATGACAAGAGCATTAACCTTAGCAGCTAAAAGAGGTGTTGATGTAAGAATCATAACACCGGGTATACCGGACAAAAAGACAGTTTTCCAAGCTACAAGGTCATATTATCCTGCACTAATTCGCAATGGTGTAAAGATTTACGAATATTCAAAAGGTTTTGTACATTGCAAAAATGTTGTAGTGGATGATGAAATTGCAACAGTAGGCACAGTAAACTTTGACTTTAGAAGTCTTTACCTACACTTTGAAAACGGTTGTTTGTTCTATAAATCCTCAATAATAAGCCAAGTTAAGGAGGATTTCCTAGATACTCAACAATACGGCAATCAAATTGTTTTAGAAGAAAACTTGAATGTAGGTTTCTTCCGTAGAATTTATTATGCAGTTTTACGATTATTCTCACCATTAATGTAA